In a genomic window of Atribacterota bacterium:
- a CDS encoding thioredoxin domain-containing protein produces the protein MTERKPNRLIAEKSPYLKQHAFQPVDWYPWSEEAFSRAKELDRPVFLSIGYSTCHWCHVMAEETFENEEIARLMNDTFISIKVDREERPDIDHIYMTAAQFFTDSLGWPLSVVMTPEGTPFFAATYLPPYSRFGLLGMKELIMWVQKVWKNERQRIETSTQEVSTLVSSSPLEGHGNRVFEEALLRKAFDALWIASDREWGGLKGQPKFPLPHNILFLLRVFREWQDQKALTIAERTLEALRDGGIFDQVGFGFHRYATDSRWLVPHFEKMLYDQALLAIAYIEAFALTRKPEYQDVVREIFTYVFDSLTAPQGSFYAAEDADSPEGEGAFYLFTLKEVRDILGETLSPIFEQVFSLREEGNFPHSRGKNILHRRHSLSFWAEKFGYPEGVFRQMIEEGRKKLFDYRAQRPRPSRDEKILTDWNGLMIGALARAALYFHDDTLLLRAKNAADFFLDVMVDSSGHLFHLFTGEPAIPGYLDDYAFLTFGLLELYRATLEERYLQGALRLTERTLDLFFDPQGGFFFTPSGVSTPLFRPRVLHDGAIPSGNSVAIENCLRLSRLLFRADLENRVSQMLDRISPLFERNPLGYTYLAQTVFSLLRPGLQMVLVAPRHHPQLPSILEILKHELSFFLFLPEDDCSSPPWNFLPEGLDFRSIAGEPTFYLCQHFTCQEPTTDLKLLMSRIRRQSFHS, from the coding sequence ATGACCGAGCGGAAACCGAATCGTTTGATTGCCGAAAAAAGTCCGTACCTCAAGCAGCACGCCTTTCAACCGGTTGATTGGTATCCCTGGAGCGAAGAGGCCTTTTCTCGAGCCAAAGAACTCGATCGCCCTGTATTCCTTTCCATTGGGTACTCAACCTGTCACTGGTGTCATGTAATGGCTGAGGAAACCTTTGAAAACGAAGAAATCGCCCGGCTCATGAACGATACTTTCATTTCGATTAAAGTGGACCGTGAAGAGCGTCCTGATATCGACCACATTTACATGACCGCAGCACAGTTTTTTACCGATTCGCTCGGCTGGCCTCTTTCTGTGGTCATGACTCCAGAAGGGACCCCTTTTTTTGCTGCCACCTATCTCCCTCCGTATTCCCGCTTTGGACTTCTGGGAATGAAGGAACTCATCATGTGGGTACAGAAAGTATGGAAGAACGAGCGTCAGCGCATTGAAACTTCGACGCAGGAAGTCTCCACCCTGGTTTCTTCTTCTCCTTTGGAGGGTCATGGGAACAGGGTTTTTGAAGAAGCACTCTTACGCAAAGCTTTCGATGCTCTCTGGATTGCCAGTGACCGAGAATGGGGAGGCCTTAAGGGACAACCAAAGTTTCCTCTTCCTCATAATATTCTTTTTCTTCTGCGGGTTTTCCGAGAGTGGCAGGATCAAAAAGCCCTGACCATCGCTGAAAGGACCCTGGAAGCCTTACGAGACGGAGGTATCTTTGACCAGGTCGGTTTTGGTTTCCACCGTTATGCTACCGACTCCCGCTGGCTTGTTCCCCACTTTGAAAAAATGCTCTACGACCAGGCGCTTTTGGCCATAGCGTACATCGAAGCCTTTGCCCTTACCAGAAAACCGGAGTACCAGGATGTGGTAAGGGAAATTTTTACCTATGTCTTTGACTCTTTGACGGCTCCCCAGGGATCTTTCTACGCAGCCGAAGATGCTGATAGCCCCGAAGGGGAAGGAGCCTTTTACCTTTTCACCTTGAAGGAAGTTCGGGATATCCTTGGAGAAACGCTCAGTCCAATTTTTGAACAGGTGTTTTCTTTGCGCGAGGAGGGTAACTTTCCCCATTCGCGCGGGAAAAATATCCTCCATCGACGCCATAGTCTTTCCTTCTGGGCCGAAAAGTTCGGGTATCCAGAGGGAGTTTTCCGACAAATGATAGAGGAAGGTCGAAAAAAGCTCTTTGATTACCGTGCTCAGAGACCTCGTCCTTCTCGAGATGAAAAAATTCTCACTGACTGGAACGGCCTCATGATTGGGGCTTTAGCTCGAGCTGCCCTCTATTTCCATGATGATACTCTCCTTCTTCGGGCTAAAAACGCAGCAGACTTTTTCCTCGACGTCATGGTTGACTCTTCGGGTCATCTTTTCCACCTTTTCACCGGAGAACCAGCTATTCCAGGATACCTGGATGACTACGCTTTCCTTACTTTTGGTCTTCTTGAACTGTATCGGGCAACCCTGGAAGAACGATATCTTCAAGGTGCACTTCGTCTTACCGAAAGAACGCTTGACCTGTTTTTCGACCCTCAGGGAGGGTTTTTCTTTACTCCTTCTGGGGTTTCGACTCCCCTTTTTCGGCCTCGGGTTCTGCACGATGGGGCAATTCCCTCTGGAAATTCCGTAGCGATTGAAAATTGCCTGCGCCTGAGTCGGCTCCTTTTTCGCGCGGACCTGGAGAACCGGGTATCCCAGATGCTTGACCGAATATCACCGCTTTTTGAGAGGAATCCCCTGGGGTATACGTATCTTGCTCAGACCGTGTTTTCCCTTCTTCGGCCGGGTTTGCAGATGGTACTCGTTGCTCCGCGCCATCACCCTCAGCTTCCCTCCATTTTGGAAATCCTCAAGCACGAACTGTCCTTTTTCCTCTTTCTTCCTGAAGATGACTGTTCTAGCCCTCCCTGGAATTTTCTTCCCGAGGGACTCGATTTTCGGAGTATCGCTGGAGAACCAACTTTTTACCTCTGCCAGCATTTCACCTGTCAAGAACCAACGACCGACCTGAAACTGCTCATGTCCAGAATAAGAAGGCAATCGTTTCACTCATGA
- a CDS encoding ABC transporter substrate-binding protein, translated as MFVSRLRHVMFSVFFVFFMALLVVQCGMAAEQRSDVLIAGHRDLVPGENDPYYTSTLLHVWEPLVTRDEEGWPAPALATSWETSEDGRVWTFHLRQGVLFHDLTPFDAQAVVANFERYQKISPANSPFYPFRIHETYPGLKEVVAVDEYTVRLVFEEPVAALPFLMVNFGSAMFSPSNFRDDGFFNGFPLGTGPYRLVEHRKDQYCRLEPFEQYWGEKAVSPVVVRVIPQAETRFAALKTEEIFGVIDIGSLTPNLAMELLKDERFVVEVAPSTIAHYLFINGTRFPFNDVRLRKAISLIIDRNFIVNELYYGYGEVLGSILSSASPFHVPLPAEYNPEEAKRLAREVLGDRRVSARFIFPSWSLQRYPYKEQTEYIQSVLKEIGIDANIQILEGGAFNEAMKAGEYEIAMRNQGLPSAEPNTIFTWYVLSNGAGNVEYHLNFQNAEADELILAARREMDMEKRFDMYRRVQELARDGYHWIPLFNNVDILPYHRRLKGFHAMGKRYDVTLWRAYLE; from the coding sequence GTGTTTGTATCCCGCTTACGGCATGTGATGTTTTCAGTGTTCTTTGTTTTTTTTATGGCCTTGCTTGTGGTTCAGTGCGGTATGGCAGCCGAACAGAGGTCAGATGTGCTTATTGCCGGGCATCGAGACCTTGTTCCCGGTGAGAACGACCCGTACTACACATCAACGCTTCTCCACGTATGGGAACCCCTGGTTACAAGGGATGAAGAGGGTTGGCCAGCGCCGGCTTTGGCCACGTCGTGGGAAACCAGTGAGGATGGTCGAGTGTGGACGTTTCATCTTCGTCAAGGGGTTCTCTTTCATGATTTAACCCCTTTCGATGCGCAGGCCGTGGTGGCGAATTTTGAACGGTATCAAAAAATCAGTCCGGCCAATTCTCCCTTTTACCCTTTCCGGATTCATGAAACTTATCCGGGTCTTAAAGAGGTTGTGGCGGTCGATGAGTATACGGTGCGCCTCGTTTTTGAAGAACCTGTAGCGGCATTACCTTTTCTGATGGTGAACTTCGGGAGTGCCATGTTCAGTCCGTCGAATTTCCGGGACGATGGCTTCTTCAATGGTTTTCCGTTGGGTACCGGTCCATACCGTTTGGTCGAACATCGGAAAGACCAGTACTGTCGTTTGGAACCTTTTGAACAGTACTGGGGAGAAAAAGCAGTTTCGCCGGTTGTGGTACGAGTAATTCCTCAAGCAGAAACGCGTTTTGCTGCCCTCAAAACGGAGGAAATTTTTGGAGTAATCGATATTGGGAGCCTGACTCCCAATCTAGCGATGGAACTGCTTAAAGATGAACGATTTGTCGTGGAGGTAGCACCGAGTACTATTGCTCACTATCTTTTCATTAATGGGACCCGTTTTCCCTTTAACGATGTTCGTTTACGAAAGGCCATTAGTCTCATCATTGACCGGAATTTCATCGTTAATGAGTTATACTATGGATATGGAGAAGTACTGGGAAGTATTCTGAGCTCCGCATCACCTTTCCACGTGCCGCTCCCAGCGGAGTATAATCCCGAAGAGGCAAAAAGGCTGGCTCGGGAAGTTTTGGGAGATAGACGAGTATCGGCACGGTTTATCTTTCCTTCCTGGTCGCTGCAACGGTACCCTTACAAAGAACAGACGGAGTACATCCAGAGCGTGCTCAAGGAAATCGGGATTGACGCGAATATTCAGATTTTGGAAGGCGGAGCATTCAACGAAGCCATGAAAGCCGGAGAGTACGAAATCGCCATGCGTAATCAGGGTTTGCCCAGCGCCGAGCCGAATACCATTTTTACCTGGTATGTACTGAGCAATGGCGCGGGAAACGTGGAGTACCATCTAAACTTTCAGAATGCCGAAGCCGATGAATTAATTCTTGCTGCTCGTCGGGAAATGGACATGGAGAAACGTTTTGATATGTATCGAAGAGTTCAGGAATTGGCTCGGGACGGATATCACTGGATTCCTCTATTTAACAATGTCGACATTCTTCCTTACCACAGGCGCCTGAAGGGATTCCATGCCATGGGAAAACGTTATGACGTGACGTTGTGGAGGGCATACCTTGAATAA
- a CDS encoding ABC transporter permease: MRRNFISRRVVQAGVVVLGVTLVAFGLQEVMPGDPVELLLQKEGLFHPTPEEIAVFRAQLGFDQPLPVRYVRWMQQVFRGDFGRSYVSRRPVIMEIRERLPATLLLSMVTLLFSLLVGLFGGVILAVYAGGVLDHLGRIFSFLLRSLPTFFLGTMLMVLFAERWRIFPTSGMGSWRHLVLPALVGGSGFSVVVMRLLRAHLLQALGSDYVLAARSRGLALVWVTLKRACANSFVTVLSLLGLYLGGIFGGAPIVETIFAWPGVGRLLITSISDRDFPVIQAFVLILGLAYVGFQALIDWFYFFLDPRVDSDGE; the protein is encoded by the coding sequence ATGAGGCGTAATTTTATTAGTCGACGCGTGGTGCAGGCTGGTGTGGTCGTTCTTGGGGTCACCCTTGTGGCGTTTGGGTTACAGGAGGTTATGCCAGGTGACCCCGTCGAACTTCTTCTCCAAAAAGAAGGCCTTTTTCATCCCACTCCTGAGGAGATCGCAGTTTTTCGGGCTCAGCTTGGTTTTGATCAACCTCTTCCTGTTCGATACGTGCGATGGATGCAACAGGTTTTCCGAGGAGATTTTGGTCGGTCGTATGTGAGTCGTAGACCGGTTATCATGGAGATTCGAGAACGACTTCCGGCGACCCTCCTCCTTTCCATGGTCACTCTTCTTTTTTCCCTGCTGGTTGGCTTGTTTGGTGGAGTTATTTTGGCTGTCTATGCGGGTGGTGTTCTTGATCATCTGGGACGAATTTTTTCTTTTCTCTTGCGTTCTTTACCAACCTTTTTTCTGGGAACAATGTTAATGGTGCTTTTTGCTGAGCGCTGGCGCATTTTTCCCACAAGTGGTATGGGTTCTTGGCGACATCTCGTGCTTCCCGCTCTGGTGGGAGGAAGTGGTTTTAGTGTGGTGGTTATGCGTCTTCTGCGGGCTCATCTACTCCAGGCGTTGGGGAGTGACTATGTTTTAGCAGCTCGGTCTCGTGGGCTTGCACTCGTTTGGGTGACGCTCAAGCGTGCTTGCGCCAATAGTTTTGTAACTGTTCTGTCTCTTCTTGGGCTGTACTTGGGGGGTATCTTCGGTGGGGCACCAATTGTGGAAACGATTTTTGCTTGGCCCGGGGTTGGGCGACTTCTTATTACTTCCATCTCTGATCGGGATTTTCCGGTTATTCAGGCTTTTGTGCTCATTTTAGGTTTAGCCTACGTCGGTTTCCAGGCACTGATTGATTGGTTCTATTTCTTTCTCGATCCCCGGGTTGATTCGGATGGGGAGTGA